A window of the Zootoca vivipara chromosome 14, rZooViv1.1, whole genome shotgun sequence genome harbors these coding sequences:
- the ZNF710 gene encoding zinc finger protein 710, whose product MDRFAHSGTQTDAVVVLSLAQAAVLGLVTENEFFGATVSPGGFFSSFAGRLDGMSTVELKQPESHCPLENEGQGHVEPAEEDEAAEASFGKHARRRKRPPVRLVPKVKPEKGEWGQEDGVYEASVASEGKEEQMGSHPVSLEESPCEQTVQSSATKMIDLSTFNRKPRRLRQQAPEELSLVGYEERLPSTPQANLDSTPGSAEAFSSDCGFQAGAPPPLINLEHPVPHSPPGQGKSELGFVWQEPLDFEAEAHGEHSKKVQLDRLDINVQIDDSYLVEKRWQCRLCEKSYTSKYNLVTHILGHNGIKPHSCPHCSKLFKQPSHLQTHLLTHQGTRPHKCQVCHKAFTQTSHLKRHMLLHSDIKPYSCRFCGRGFAYPSELKAHEGKHESGRCHVCVECGLDFSTLTQLKRHLATHQGPTLYPCPECNKSFHYRSQLQNHMLKHQNVRPFVCTECGMEFSQIHHLKQHSLTHKGVKEFKCEVCGREFTLQANMKRHMLIHTSVRPYQCHICFKTFVQKQTLKTHMIVHSPVKPFKCKVCGKSFNRMYNLLGHMHLHAGSKPFKCPYCSSKFNLKGNLSRHMKVKHGVMDISLDSQDPMLQLPGDHAELDGQQEMEDYEEENSYDYGVVGNPANESALTEHAMKEMAYYSML is encoded by the exons ATGGACCGCTTTGCCCACTCTGGAACACAGACAGATGCCGTGGTGGTGCTGTCTCTGGCCCAAGCAGCCGTCCTGGGCTTGGTGACTGAGAACGAGTTTTTTGGTGCCACGGTCAGCCCCGGAGGTTTCTTCTCCAGCTTCGCAGGCAGGCTCGACGGCATGTCCACGGTTGAGTTGAAGCAGCCAGAAAGCCATTGCCCTCTGGAGAATGAAGGCCAAGGTCACGTCGAGCCAGCGGAGGAGGATGAAGCAGCAGAGGCTTCCTTTGGGAAACATGCCCGGAGGAGGAAGCGCCCGCCTGTGAGGCTGGTGCCAAAAGTGAAGCCCGAGAAGGGGGAGTGGGGGCAGGAAGACGGCGTTTACGAAGCATCAGTAGCAAGTGAGGGCAAGGAGGAGCAGATGGGCAGCCACCCTGTGAGCCTGGAGGAGTCCCCCTGTGAGCAGACAGTGCAGAGCAGCGCTACCAAGATGATTGATCTCAGCACGTTCAACAGGAAGCCTCGACGCCTGCGGCAGCAAGCTCCAGAAGAGCTGTCCCTGGTCGGGTATGAGGAGAGGCTCCCAAGCACCCCACAAGCCAACCTGGACAGCACTCCGGGGAGTGCAGAGGCCTTCTCCAGTGACTGCGGCTTCCAGGCTGGTGCTCCTCCACCCTTGATCAACCTGGAGCATCCTGTGCCACACTCTCCTCCGGGGCAGGGCAAGAGCGAGCTGGGCTTTGTGTGGCAGGAGCCCCTGGACTTTGAGGCGGAGGCCCACGGCGAGCACAGCAAGAAGGTTCAGCTGGACCGCCTGGACATCAATGTCCAGATAGACGACTCCTACCTGGTGGAGAAGCGTTGGCAGTGTCGCCTGTGCGAGAAGTCCTACACGTCCAAGTACAACCTGGTGACGCATATCCTGGGCCACAATGGCATCAAGCCCCACTCCTGCCCGCACTGCAGCAAGCTCTTCAAGCAGCCCAGCCACCTGCAGACCCACCTGCTCACCCACCAGGGCACGCGGCCCCACAAGTGCCAGGTGTGCCACAAGGCCTTCACCCAGACCAGCCACCTCAAGCGCCACATGCTGCTGCACTCCGACATCAAGCCCTACAGCTGCCGCTTCTGTGGCCGCGGCTTTGCCTACCCCAGCGAGCTGAAAGCCCACGAGGGCAAGCACGAGAGCGGGCGCTGCCACGTCTGCGTGGAGTGCGGCCTGGACTTCTCCACCCTCACCCAGCTCAAGCGCCACCTGGCCACCCACCAGGGGCCCACTCTCTACCCCTGCCCAGAGTGCAACAAGTCCTTTCATTACCGCAGCCAGCTGCAGAACCACATGCTCAAGCACCAGAATGTGCGGCCATTCGTCTGCACCGAGTGTGGCATGGAGTTCAGCCAGATCCATCACCTTAAGCAGCACTCGCTGACCCACAAG GGCGTGAAAGAGTTCAAGTGTGAAGTGTGCGGGCGAGAGTTCACGCTGCAGGCCAACATGAAGCGCCACATGCTGATCCACACCAGTGTGCGCCCCTATCAGTGCCACATCTGCTTCAAGACCTTTGTGCAGAAGCAGACACTCAAGACCCACATGATCGTCCACTCGCCTGTCAAGCCCTTCAAGTGCAAG GTGTGTGGGAAATCCTTCAACCGCATGTACAACCTCCTGGGCCACATGCACTTGCACGCAGGCAGCAAACCCTTCAAGTGCCCTTACTGTTCCAGCAAGTTCAACCTGAAGGGCAACCTCAGCCGGCACATGAAGGTCAAGCATGGGGTGATGGACATCAGCCTGGACAGCCAAG ATCCCATGCTGCAGCTGCCAGGTGATCATGCAGAGCTGGACGGACAGCAGGAGATGGAGGACTACGAGGAGGAAAACTCGTATGACTATGGGGTGGTGGGGAACCCTGCCAACGAGTCTGCCTTGACTGAACACGCCATGAAGGAAATGGCCTACTACAGCATGTTGTAG